TTGGTGTCGGCGTCTTCGGGCAGGCCGATCTTCCAGCCTTCGACCTGTTTCTTCATCTCGGCGACGAAGCGGTCGAAGATCGGGCGTTCGACATACACGCGCTCGGTGCCCAGGCACACCTGGCCGCTGTTGACGAAGGCCGAACGCAGCGTGCCTTCGATGGCAGCATCGAAGTCGCAGTCGGCGAACACGAGGGCCGCGTTCTTGCCGCCCATCTCCATGCTGACAGGGCGCGCACCTTTCGCTGCGGCCTTCATGATGACTTCGCCGGTGCGCGTTTCGCCGGTGAAGGTGATGGCGTCCACGCCGGGATGCGTGGTGACGAATTCACCTGCGGAATCGGGGCCGAAGCCGTGCACCACGTTGTACACGCCGGGCGGAATGCCGACCTCGTTCATCACCTCGCCGAGCAGCGCTGCGGTCTGCGGTGTTTCTTCCGATGGTTTGACGACCACGGTGTCGCCGCATGCGAGCGCGGGGCCGACCTTCCACGTCATCAACAGCAGTGGCAGGTTCCATGGGCAGACCACGCCGACCACGCCGACGGGTGTGCGGTAGCCGTAGTTGATCGCGCCGCGACCATCGGGCGTGTTCATTTCGAAGAACTCGGTGGGCACGTTCTTCACCACGTCGGCGAAGATCTTGAAGTTGGCCGCGCCGCGCGGAATGTCGATGTGGCTTGCCAGGTTGCGTGGCTTGCCGGTGTCTTCGCACTCGGCTGCGAGGAATTCTTCAAAGCGTTTGTTGATGCCATCTGCCAGCGCGTAGAGTTTTTCCACGCGCTCGGCCACGGTCATGCGCGACCAGGGGCCGGTGAGTGCGGCGCGCGCGGCCGCCACGGCGGCGTTCACCTGATCGCGGCTGGCCTCGTGCACCTTGGCGATGACTTCGCCGGTCAGCGGGGAATGCTTGTCGAAGGTGCGGCCGGAAGCGACGTACTCGCCGTTGATGAAGTTCTTGATTTCTTTCATGATGGTTCTCTCTTGTGATGGGTTCAGACGGACAGGCCCAGTTCCCTCAAGCCCGCGTGTGCGATGTCCGTGTCCTGTGCTTCGCTTCCGCCGGATACGCCGATGCCGCCGATGCGCTCACCGCTCTCCACGATCGGCAGTCCGCCACCAAACGCCACAAAGCGTGGGCGCAGCACCAGGCCTGCGCGCACGGCTTCGGAATGGCTTTGGAGGGCGGCTTGCCACTCGCCCGTCGGCAGGCCAAAGCTCGCGGCTGTGTAGGCCTTGTCGATGGCGATGTCGATGGAGTGCAGCGGCGCGCCAGCCATGCGTGCGAACGCCGCCGGCACACCGGCCGCATCGACCACCGACACGTTCACGCGCACGCCGATCTGTGTGGCGTGACGGATGGCGGCCTGCACGGCGCGCAGGGCCGCGGGCGCATCGATCGTTCGTTGCGTCACGCTGCAGAGGTTGGTGTCTGCGGGGTGATTCGGGTTCTGCATGGCTGACTTCTCTCTTTCTCTTTTCTCTTTTTTGCGGCGGGCTCAGAACGCCTTCACGAGCGTGAAGCGGGCGAGCGTTCCCTTGGGGTAGGCACCGGTTCCGGCCTCGGCGCGCACTTCCTTGTAGAGCGCGCCCTTGAGGAACACGCCTGCGCTCAGGATCGGGTAGACCACTTCGGCGCCGATGGCGTGGCGCGACGAGCGATCGCGGCTTGCGCCCACGCCGCTGTCGTCGCTGACCTGCCACTGGCTGTAGCCGACCACGCCCGCCTGCACGGTGCCGAAGTTCTTGGCCACGCCCCATTCGAGCGAGATCTGGTTGCCGTGGCGCAAGCCCGCATCGTTCTTGCCGTTGCGCTCGAAGCGCATCAGGCCCGATGCCGAGATCGTCTTGGCCGCGTCGAAGTAGTAGGTCATGCCGCCGGTCAGCATGGTGCTTTTGAAGCCCTTGCCGCCCGATGCTGGATGGCTGGTACTGCCGTTGTCGAGCCACACGCCCGCAGCCGCCACCACATCCCACTGCTGACCGTGCCAGCCGAGCACCAGCGGGCCGACGTAGATGTCGCCCAGATCGGTGCGGCTGTCGGAAACGCCTGCCGCGTTGATGGTGAGCGAGGTGCGCATCACCGGCACGATGGCCTCGACGCCGTAGTCCGCGCCCAGCAGCTTCTGGCCGGTCATCCACACGAAGCGGTTGGCCAGCGCCGTGACCGTGCCGCTGTTGTGGCCGGGCAGGTTGTCGCTCGTGCCCGGTGCGCGGAAGCTGTTGATGTTGTAGTTCACCAGATAGCCGAGGTAGTACATGCCGGGCGGCGGTGCGCTCGCGGCCTGTATGCCTTCGACGCCGGGAACGTAGTGGCCTTCGGCGCTCGCGGCAAAGGGCAACAGCGCTGCCAGCGCAGCCAACGCGACTGCGTTTTTCGTGATCTTCATGGGTGTGTCTCCTGGTTGTCGTTGTCGTTTTTGTTCGGCTTGAAGATCAGGTGTAGACCTCGGTGAACGAAGGCACCAGATCACCCGTGTGATAGAAGATGCCGCTGCCCAGCATGTCTTCGGTCCAGGTGGTCACGGGCCGGTCGCGCTGCGCGAGGTAGCCGAGACCCGCGAAGGTCTCGTTGCGGTTGCCGCTCGGGTCGAAGAAGTAGATGGTCTCGCCGCGCGTGATGCCGTGGCGCGTGGGGGCGACGTCGATGCGCACCTTGTTCTTGGCCATCACGTCGGCCGACTTGAGCACGTCGTGCCACGAGTCGAGGAAGTAGGCGATGTGGTGCAGACCGCTGCGTGCGCCGCCGACGAATGCGATGTCGTGCGGCGTGGTGGTCACGGCCAGCCAGGTGGCGGCCTGCATGTCGCCGTTGGGGCCGACCAGCACCTGCTCGGTCAAGAAGAAGTCGAGGCATTCGGCCATGAAGCGCGTGTTTTGCTCGACGGTGTTAACGCCCGCTTCGGGGTTCATCTCGCACATCAGCAGCACGTGATCGAGCCAGTGCACGCCGGAGCCGCGAATGTCGTCCGGCCATGGGTCGGGATTGGTGCTGCCCACGTCCGTGCCCACCAGTTCCTTGTGCGCGTAGAGGCGGAAGTCATGGCCGCTGGGCAGGTTGAATTTCAGCATGCGGCCGGTCGATGGCAGCGTGCCTTCGGGCAGAAATTCAGTCTTGATGCCCCAGGCTTCGATGCGCTGCTGGAAGGTGTCCAGATCGCTGTCCTTCTCGACCTTGTAGGCCACGTGGTTCAGGCCCGCCTGATCGCTTTCGGTGAGGATCAGCGAGTACTTGTCCCACTCGTCCCAGCACTTCAAATAGACGTTTCCCGCCTTGTCCTTCATGACGGTCTTGAGGCCAAGAACCTTCTCGTAATGCTGCACGGCGGCTGCCATGTCCATGACTCTGAGGCTCGCGTGTCCGATGCGTAGAACTCCCATTTGCTTGTCTCCTTTGGTTGTGGTCAGTTGGTTGTGGGTGGTAGATTGGCGGAACCGGCGGGTGCAGCCTGTGCACACGCCGTGGGGGAAAAGGTGTTGCAGTTCTTCGAGAACGGCTTGACCAGTCGGGCGCTCACTTCAAGGCACACGGCCTCGGCGGGCGCCACGCGGCAGGCGAGGGTGTAGCCCTCGGCGGCTTCTTCGGCGCTGACATGCGCGCGGCTCACCGGGCCGAGCGTGCTCACGCTGCCGCTGACGATGCGCACCTTGCACACGCCGCAGCCGCCGTTCACGCAGCCCACCGGAATGCCCTTGCGCCCGAGGCGCAGCATGCCTTTGAGCAGGCTTTCGTTGGTGTGGCAGTCGTAGCGCTCGTCGCTCTGCGTCACGTGCACGCTGTGCTTGGGGTTGGTGTTCAAGGACCACATGGTGATGTCGCCGTGGTGAACTCAAACACGTTTGAACAGCGGGCTGCGCGTGCCTTGCGCATCGGCGGCCGAGATGAATTTCTCGGTGTAGATGTCGCGCTCGAACAGTCGTCCCTGCATCAACGTGGAGATGCAGGCCTCGACCATCGGCGGTGGTCCGCACAGATAGGCTTTCTGGCCCGAGAAGTTGCCCGCGAAATGTTCGCGTGCCGCCTCGTGCACAAAGCCGCGTGCGCCGCTCCAGTCGCCGCATTCCGCATCGCCCGAGATCGCGGGAATATAGGTGAAGTGCGGATATTGCGCGGCAAGCGCGCGG
This genomic stretch from Diaphorobacter sp. HDW4B harbors:
- a CDS encoding 2-hydroxymuconic semialdehyde dehydrogenase, giving the protein MKEIKNFINGEYVASGRTFDKHSPLTGEVIAKVHEASRDQVNAAVAAARAALTGPWSRMTVAERVEKLYALADGINKRFEEFLAAECEDTGKPRNLASHIDIPRGAANFKIFADVVKNVPTEFFEMNTPDGRGAINYGYRTPVGVVGVVCPWNLPLLLMTWKVGPALACGDTVVVKPSEETPQTAALLGEVMNEVGIPPGVYNVVHGFGPDSAGEFVTTHPGVDAITFTGETRTGEVIMKAAAKGARPVSMEMGGKNAALVFADCDFDAAIEGTLRSAFVNSGQVCLGTERVYVERPIFDRFVAEMKKQVEGWKIGLPEDADTKLGPLISKEHQNKVLSYYKIAVDEGATVVTGGGVPDMGAKYAGGSWVQPTIWTGLPDNARVLKEEIFGPCCHIMPFDSEDEAVTKANDNVYGLACAIWTRDVSRAHRVAQRMNVGTSWVNSWFLRDLRTPFGGSKQSGIGREGGVHSLEFYTELKNVCIKL
- a CDS encoding heme-binding protein gives rise to the protein MQNPNHPADTNLCSVTQRTIDAPAALRAVQAAIRHATQIGVRVNVSVVDAAGVPAAFARMAGAPLHSIDIAIDKAYTAASFGLPTGEWQAALQSHSEAVRAGLVLRPRFVAFGGGLPIVESGERIGGIGVSGGSEAQDTDIAHAGLRELGLSV
- a CDS encoding transporter, with product MKITKNAVALAALAALLPFAASAEGHYVPGVEGIQAASAPPPGMYYLGYLVNYNINSFRAPGTSDNLPGHNSGTVTALANRFVWMTGQKLLGADYGVEAIVPVMRTSLTINAAGVSDSRTDLGDIYVGPLVLGWHGQQWDVVAAAGVWLDNGSTSHPASGGKGFKSTMLTGGMTYYFDAAKTISASGLMRFERNGKNDAGLRHGNQISLEWGVAKNFGTVQAGVVGYSQWQVSDDSGVGASRDRSSRHAIGAEVVYPILSAGVFLKGALYKEVRAEAGTGAYPKGTLARFTLVKAF
- a CDS encoding catechol 2,3-dioxygenase, whose amino-acid sequence is MGVLRIGHASLRVMDMAAAVQHYEKVLGLKTVMKDKAGNVYLKCWDEWDKYSLILTESDQAGLNHVAYKVEKDSDLDTFQQRIEAWGIKTEFLPEGTLPSTGRMLKFNLPSGHDFRLYAHKELVGTDVGSTNPDPWPDDIRGSGVHWLDHVLLMCEMNPEAGVNTVEQNTRFMAECLDFFLTEQVLVGPNGDMQAATWLAVTTTPHDIAFVGGARSGLHHIAYFLDSWHDVLKSADVMAKNKVRIDVAPTRHGITRGETIYFFDPSGNRNETFAGLGYLAQRDRPVTTWTEDMLGSGIFYHTGDLVPSFTEVYT
- a CDS encoding 2Fe-2S iron-sulfur cluster binding domain-containing protein; translated protein: MWSLNTNPKHSVHVTQSDERYDCHTNESLLKGMLRLGRKGIPVGCVNGGCGVCKVRIVSGSVSTLGPVSRAHVSAEEAAEGYTLACRVAPAEAVCLEVSARLVKPFSKNCNTFSPTACAQAAPAGSANLPPTTN